From the genome of Chroicocephalus ridibundus chromosome 1, bChrRid1.1, whole genome shotgun sequence, one region includes:
- the B4GALT4 gene encoding beta-1,4-galactosyltransferase 4, whose protein sequence is MALNSYVFHLFYKFKVLVLVSLCLMVLWTTFSYFVDSREQFSKAKSIVEDFRKVISLQDSQKEEKIKPSAKVPTVKSFQSDCPAVSPYLRGASKLIFKASLTLEEVQKENPQVVKGRYHPTECSALQHVAILIPHRNREKHLLYLLEHLHPFLQRQQLDYGIYVIHQAGSTKFNRAKLLNVGYLEALKEANWDCFIFHDVDLVPENDFNSYTCDKQPKHLVVGRNSTGYRLRYQGYFGGVTALTRDQFSKVNGFSNSYWGWGGEDDDLRIRVQMQNMKVVRPSANVARYTMIFHKRDHGNEVNQERMKLLRQVSKTWKQDGLNSCSYKLLSVEHNPLYINITVDFSMQPKIS, encoded by the exons ATGGCCTTGAACTCATATGTCTTCCACCTCTTCTATAAGTTCAAAGTGTTGGTGCTTGTCAGTTTGTGTTTGATGGTACTATGGACCACATTCAGTTACTTCGTGGACTCCAGAGAGCAATTTTCTAAAGCTAAGAGCATTGTGGAGGATTTCAGAAAGGTAATTAGCCTGCAGGACAGTCAAAAGGAAGAGAAGATCAAACCAAGTGCAAAAGTTCCCACGGTGAAGTCCTTTCAGAGTGACTGTCCAGCTGTGTCTCCATACCTAC GAGGTGCCAGCAAACTCATTTTCAAAGCATCTCTCACACTAGAAGAGGTGCAAAAGGAGAACCCTCAGGTAGTCAAGGGCCGGTATCACCCTACGGAGTGCTCAGCCTTGCAGCATGTGGCCATCCTCATCCCACACCGCAATCGAGAGAAGCATCTGCTGTACCTCCTGGAGCACCTCCACCCCTTCctacagaggcagcagctggacTACGGCATCTACGTTATTCACCAG gCTGGCAGCACCAAATTTAATCGAGCTAAACTGCTGAATGTAGGATACCTAGAGGCCCTAAAAGAAGCAAACTGGGACTGTTTCATTTTCCATGATGTGGATCTGGTGCCAGAAAATGACTTTAACAGTTACACGTGTGACAAACAACCAAAGCACCTTGTAGTTGGCAGGAACAGTACTGGATACAG GTTACGGTACCAAGGATATTTTGGAGGTGTAACTGCTTTAACAAGAGATCAGTTTTCCAAGGTGAATGGATTCTCTAACAGCTACTGGGGTTGGGGCGGAGAAGATGACGACCTTCGAATCAG GGTTCAGATGCAGAACATGAAAGTGGTGAGGCCATCTGCTAATGTTGCCAGGTACACAATGATCTTCCACAAACGAGACCATGGTAATGAGGTGAATCAAGAGAG GATGAAGCTTCTACGTCAGGTATCTAAAACATGGAAACAAGATGGGCTGAACTCTTGTTCATATAAACTGCTCTCAGTGGAACATAACCCTTTATACATCAACATCACAGTAGATTTCAGCATGCAGCCGAAGATCTCATAA